GAGGTCGAAGTCGAGCACCGTCTCGAGGATCTCGAGGACCGCTCGGGCGCTCTTGGGATCGACCAGATAGCCGCTGGTTTCGCCCATCAGGCAGCCGGCGTCGAACCCGCGGCGCTCGCCCAGTCCGAGCATGAGCCCCGAGACGCCGACGATGCCGCCCGCGGGCTCGTCGTCGCGGAACTCGACCCCGGCCTCCTCGAGTTCTGCGAGCAGCGATTCGTGGCTGACGGCACCGACGACGGCGTACTCGTCGATGAGTTCGCCGGTCGGGACGCCGCCCAGTGCGTACACTTCGTTCGCGCCGAACTCCTCGGCGATGTCGAGGAACGCGTCGGTCAACACGTAGTGGCCCTCGTTCGTCTGGGCCTGATGATCGCCGGTCAAGAGCAGCAGATCGCGGCCGTCGGGAACGGAGACGGCGTACACTTTCGCACACGTCAGTTCCGAGACGCCGTTCTCGACGCTTACCTGCGGCGGGAACTCGCGGGAGTAGACCCGGCGTACGAGCGTACTGTCGCCCTCGAGTTCCTCGAGCAGGTGCTCGACGGCGAGACTTCCGACGTGTCCCACACCCGGCAGCCCCTCGACGAGTACGGGGTCGTCTACGTCGACCTCGGCGACTGCGTCGATCTCGAGTTCGTCCATACTCTATCAGCGATTGCGACGTTTAAGAGCGCGTCGGTACTCGCCGTGTGGATCGTTCGGATCGAACGGTGCCGGGGCGCTGTTCGCCGTGTCGCCACCACAGTCCGGACAGCTATCAGAAAAGGTGTACACCGGACGGTCGTGCGTTTCGCGCCACGCCGAACACACCCGAATGTCGGACTTCATACGTTATTCGTCGTCGGTCCGTCGCTCGCGGTGGTACTCGCCCGTGCCGTCGTGGGATTCGATCGCCGCGACCGCGCGTCGAGCGCTCTCCTCGAGTTGGGATTCGGCGGTCTTGTAGTTGGGCGCTTTCACCTTGATCCGGTACTCGGGTGCACCGACGTAGCTGACCTCGAGGTCGACTTCCTCGGGGACCTCACCGTTGCCTTCGGCAGCCGAAAGCGCCTCGCGGATCCCGTCGACACCGCTTGGCGACGGGTTCTGGAGGTCGACGTAGCCGGTGACGTTGACGTAGGGCACCGAGACGTTCTCGCGAGCGGTTTCGACGATGGCGTCGATCTCATCGTCGTCGAGGTCGGTGTCCTCGAGAGCTTCCTCTCCGTGGATCGCAGCCTGTTTGAAGCCGTCGTAGAGGCTGCCGTGGATGGCGATCAGTTCGTTAGCGATGGCGGTGTAGATCTCGTTGTCCATCTCCTCGCCGAAGGCGAGTTCCATCCAGTTGTCGGCCTTCTGCTCGTTTTTCCACTCCTGAATTTTATCGGAGCGCTGGTGGTCGTTGACGTCTTTCAGCGAGAGGTCGATCTGCTGGGATCCCTCGTCGACGTCGAGGACCTTACAGACGGCGATCTGACCCTCGCGAACGTGATCGCGGACGTTCTTGATCCAGCCGCTTGCGACCTCGGAGATGTGGATCAGGCCGCGTTTGTCCTGATACTCCTCGAGGTCGACGAAGACGCCGAAGTCCTCGATTTCGTCGATCTTGCCGACGACGAGTTCGCCGGAATCGGGCCAGCCGCTGTATTTCATCGTGACTCGACAGTTTCTAGGATCTCGTGGTCGATCTCGGCTTTGCCGCCGGTCGGTCGCGCGAGCGTCGTGCCACAGACGGCACAGGCGACCTCCGAGGACGCTTTGCCGAAGACGGTCTGTTCGTTCTCGCAGTCACTGCATCGAACGCTGTAGAAATTTCCTGCCATTGTAATCACTCCTGGAACTCGAGTCGGCCGGCGCGCCATCCCTCGCGGAGGTGGGCCTTGCCGCAGTCGCTGCAGCGGTACTTGAGGTCGGTTTTCTTGGTCGGCTTTTCGCCGCCGGGAACCTTCGAGAAGCGACCGGAGTTCCCGATGGTTGCGCTGTTACGTCGGGTGCGGCGAGCGTCCCATTTCATCCCGGAGGAACGGCCCGATCGAGCCTTCTCGACTTCGTGTTCGTGGTGTTCGTTACAGTGCGGACAGTACGTATTGAAACGACGTGGCATCTGCATGGTTATCTCACTTGGCGTGGGCTAAGACAGCGCCGTTTAAAACCCGTTTGGTTCGTCGTCGTCCGTCGATCGCCGGCGGATACGCTCGCCCGGAGTTAAGTGGCAGGCCACTGACGCGTGTGCACTTATTCGGGATTGTGCTCACAGTTAGCACGTAGAATGGGGTACAAAACACAACGATGGCTCTCTCGAACATCTTGCCGGGGACCGGCATTCTCGACGATCGTGATCGTCCGTCGACCGACTACGTAGCGACCCGACTCGAGTCGGGCGCGGAAACCGTCAGTGGCCTCTCGATGCGGGTCCGCGACGTCGCTTCGGCTGACGCCCGCGATGCGGCCTCGACTCGCATCCGCGATGCGGCCGGCGATCGGGCGACCGACGCCGTCGAACGGGTCGCCAGTGAACTGCTCGAGCGATCGCTCGATCGGAACCTCGACGAGGTGCTCGAGGACGGTTCGAGCGGTGACGTCGCCGATCCGACCGACCCGTTCGACCGCGCCCTCGAGAACTTCCTGCGCCGATACGATCTCGACGAGGATCGACTGGACGAGCGCACGCTGGAGGGGATCCGAACCCGGCTGGCGACCGCCGGTTTCGACGTCGACGCGGAAGACCTGCTCGAGGAACTCGTGTCCGAAGGCGTGTCGGACTCGGACGCGGACCGTTCGACCGACGGTCCGGGTACCGACGAGTCGCTCGTCGAGGTGTGCTCCCGACTCCGCGCGCAACTGGATGGGACGGCGGACGAGCCGGCCGATAGCGTGCTCGAGGACCTTCTCGAACGCGACGCCGTGGCGGTCGGACACGAACTCGAACGCATCCTCGTCGAGGAACTCCCGTCGCTCGTGGCGGAGGCACGAGCAAGGATGGGGCCGTCCGGCGGAGCGGGATCGAGAGCGCGACCGTCCGATCACCCGCGGCCGGAGCCGGGAACCTCCGAGGTGACGACCTCGAGCGCGGGACCGTCCAACCCGACCGCGAGCGGCGGTCCCGAGGGGAGTCTCCGGTCGGCCGTCGCGGTGGCGGCCGCGGCGACGACGCTGGTTTCTGACGACGGCATCGATCCTGCTGTCGCGAACCTTGCGACGACGTTGCTTCGGGCCGGCGACGGCGGTGGCGGCGTGTCGACGGAGCGCGTCCTCCGCGAACTGGTCCCGATGCTGATCCGGACGGGCGCGGAGCGCGAAATCGGTCTCGAGACGCTGTGCTCGAAGTCGACCGGATCGCTCGCGCTGGTGGGGCTGTTCGTCGCCAACCTCGCCGCGATGAGTCTCGGCGCCTGGGTGTCCCGAACGAAAGCGCCGCCGATACCCGACGAGATCCGGGGTCCGGACGGAGGTATCGTCGTGACGGATGAGCAGGTCCGCGCGGGAAAGAAAGTGTTTCAGGCTAACGGACTCATGGACCACGGCTCGATTCTGGGCAACGGCTCGTACTTCGGGGTCGATCTGACGGCAGACGCCCTCGAGTCGAAAGCGAAGTACATGCGCGAGTACTACGCGCGCCAGCACGGTGTCGACTCGTTCGACTCGCTCGAGGACGCCGACCGGGCGGCCGTCTCCCAACGCGTCGAGGACGAACTTGACGCCGACGCACCCGAGGGCGACGTCGCTCGATACGTGGCAGCGGAAGTGTACGCACACAAGCGGATTCGAGATCGGTACGTCGACCGCTACTACGGAGGCGCTCCCGACCGCGGAATCCCGCAAGGTTACGTCGACTCCCCCGAGCAGGCCGAACGGATCGCCGACTTCGCGTGCTGGACGGCGTGGATGGCCCACACGAACCGCCCGGACTCGGACCACTCCTACACGAACGACTGGCCGTACGTGCCCGCGGCCGACAACCGACCGACCGGACAGGTAGTCGTCTGGAGCACCGTCAGCGTCGTCCTGCTCATCGCCGGCGGCGGAATCGGCGTCTGGGCTTACCACTCCTTCGACGTCGCCGAACCGACGACCGAACTCGTCGACGTGCCGTCGCCCGACTCGGTGTCGGTCACGCCGTCCCAGTACGCCGCGGCCCGGTACGTCCCCGTCGCCGGTGCGCTGTTCGTCGCCCAGGTGCTCGTCGGCGCGTATCTGGCGCACTACTACGTCGAGCGGACCGGCTTCTACGGGATCGGGGATGCGCTGGGGATCGACCTCGTCTCCCTGTTGCCGTTCTCGGTGGGTCGCACCTGGCATCTCAACCTCGGCATTCTCTGGATCACGACGCTGTGGCTCGCGGGCGGGCTCTTCCTGCCCGGACTGTTCAGCGAGCGAGATCCACCCTGGCAGGCCGAAGGCGCGACCGCGCTGCTCGTCGCGCTCGTCGCGATCACGGTCGGGGCGTTCGCCGGCGTCTGGCTCGGGACGCGCGGAACGTTCGGCTCGCCCGGGACCGGAAACGACGACGGCAATCTCTGGTGGTGGCTCGGTAGCGAGGGCCTCGAGTACCTCGAGGTCGGCCGCGTCTGGAAACTGGGACTGCTGGCCGGCTTCGCCGCCTGGACTGGGCTGGTACTGCGCGGCGTCCGTCAACTCGACGAACCGTCGAGCGGGCTGGGTCACTTCATGACCTACGCGGGCGGCTCCATCGCGCTCATGTTCGCCGCGAGCATGCTCTACACGCCGGAGACGAACATGGCGGTGACGGAGTTCTGGCGCTGGTGGGTCGTTCACATGTGGGTCGAGGGCGTCTTCGAGTTCTTCGTCACGGCCGTGATCTCCGCCGCGCTGGTCTCGATGGAACTCATCGACAAAGCTGACGCGGAGAAGGCGATCCTCTTCGAGGTGTTCGCGATTATGGCGGCCGGCATCGTCGGGGTCTCCCACCACTACTGGTGGGTCGGACTGCCCGATATCTGGGTTCCCGTCGGAACGACGTTCTCGACGCTCGAGTTCATCCCCCTGGTGTTCGTCCTCTACCGAAGCTTCGGCGAATACCAGTCGCTGAAAGCCCAGGGCGAGGCGTTCCCCTACACGCTGCCGTTGTTGTTCATCGCCGGCAGCAGTATCTGGAACTTCGTTGGCGGCGGCGTGCTCGGCTTTTTCGTCAACCTGCCGCTGATCAATTACTACGAACACGGAACCTACCTGACCGTTGCCCACGCCCACACGTCGATGTTCGGTGCGTTCGGGCTGCTCGCGCTCGGACTCGGGACGTACATCCTGCGCGTCGTCACGCCAGAATCGGACTGGGATCCGACGTGGTTCCGCGGCGCGTTCTGGCTGACCAACATCGGACTCGTCGTCATGTCCGTCGCCTCGCTGCTCCCGATCGGATTCTTGCAGCTCCAGACGTCCTATCAGGACGGCTACGCCGCCGCACGGAGCCTCGAGTTCTACGAGCAAGACCGCGTCCAGACGCTGCTGTGGGC
The genomic region above belongs to Natronorubrum halophilum and contains:
- a CDS encoding RNA-protein complex protein Nop10 produces the protein MKSDIRVCSAWRETHDRPVYTFSDSCPDCGGDTANSAPAPFDPNDPHGEYRRALKRRNR
- a CDS encoding 30S ribosomal protein S27e translates to MAGNFYSVRCSDCENEQTVFGKASSEVACAVCGTTLARPTGGKAEIDHEILETVESR
- a CDS encoding 50S ribosomal protein L44e, with amino-acid sequence MQMPRRFNTYCPHCNEHHEHEVEKARSGRSSGMKWDARRTRRNSATIGNSGRFSKVPGGEKPTKKTDLKYRCSDCGKAHLREGWRAGRLEFQE
- a CDS encoding nitric-oxide reductase large subunit, translated to MALSNILPGTGILDDRDRPSTDYVATRLESGAETVSGLSMRVRDVASADARDAASTRIRDAAGDRATDAVERVASELLERSLDRNLDEVLEDGSSGDVADPTDPFDRALENFLRRYDLDEDRLDERTLEGIRTRLATAGFDVDAEDLLEELVSEGVSDSDADRSTDGPGTDESLVEVCSRLRAQLDGTADEPADSVLEDLLERDAVAVGHELERILVEELPSLVAEARARMGPSGGAGSRARPSDHPRPEPGTSEVTTSSAGPSNPTASGGPEGSLRSAVAVAAAATTLVSDDGIDPAVANLATTLLRAGDGGGGVSTERVLRELVPMLIRTGAEREIGLETLCSKSTGSLALVGLFVANLAAMSLGAWVSRTKAPPIPDEIRGPDGGIVVTDEQVRAGKKVFQANGLMDHGSILGNGSYFGVDLTADALESKAKYMREYYARQHGVDSFDSLEDADRAAVSQRVEDELDADAPEGDVARYVAAEVYAHKRIRDRYVDRYYGGAPDRGIPQGYVDSPEQAERIADFACWTAWMAHTNRPDSDHSYTNDWPYVPAADNRPTGQVVVWSTVSVVLLIAGGGIGVWAYHSFDVAEPTTELVDVPSPDSVSVTPSQYAAARYVPVAGALFVAQVLVGAYLAHYYVERTGFYGIGDALGIDLVSLLPFSVGRTWHLNLGILWITTLWLAGGLFLPGLFSERDPPWQAEGATALLVALVAITVGAFAGVWLGTRGTFGSPGTGNDDGNLWWWLGSEGLEYLEVGRVWKLGLLAGFAAWTGLVLRGVRQLDEPSSGLGHFMTYAGGSIALMFAASMLYTPETNMAVTEFWRWWVVHMWVEGVFEFFVTAVISAALVSMELIDKADAEKAILFEVFAIMAAGIVGVSHHYWWVGLPDIWVPVGTTFSTLEFIPLVFVLYRSFGEYQSLKAQGEAFPYTLPLLFIAGSSIWNFVGGGVLGFFVNLPLINYYEHGTYLTVAHAHTSMFGAFGLLALGLGTYILRVVTPESDWDPTWFRGAFWLTNIGLVVMSVASLLPIGFLQLQTSYQDGYAAARSLEFYEQDRVQTLLWARTLGDTPMILGALAFTVGSVRHLWAARRHRLANG
- a CDS encoding proteasome assembly chaperone family protein, producing the protein MDELEIDAVAEVDVDDPVLVEGLPGVGHVGSLAVEHLLEELEGDSTLVRRVYSREFPPQVSVENGVSELTCAKVYAVSVPDGRDLLLLTGDHQAQTNEGHYVLTDAFLDIAEEFGANEVYALGGVPTGELIDEYAVVGAVSHESLLAELEEAGVEFRDDEPAGGIVGVSGLMLGLGERRGFDAGCLMGETSGYLVDPKSARAVLEILETVLDFDLEYETLDERADEMEDVIGKIQEMEQQQQMDVPTDDDLRYIG
- a CDS encoding translation initiation factor IF-2 subunit alpha, which codes for MKYSGWPDSGELVVGKIDEIEDFGVFVDLEEYQDKRGLIHISEVASGWIKNVRDHVREGQIAVCKVLDVDEGSQQIDLSLKDVNDHQRSDKIQEWKNEQKADNWMELAFGEEMDNEIYTAIANELIAIHGSLYDGFKQAAIHGEEALEDTDLDDDEIDAIVETARENVSVPYVNVTGYVDLQNPSPSGVDGIREALSAAEGNGEVPEEVDLEVSYVGAPEYRIKVKAPNYKTAESQLEESARRAVAAIESHDGTGEYHRERRTDDE